A section of the Streptomyces sp. SLBN-118 genome encodes:
- a CDS encoding xanthine dehydrogenase family protein molybdopterin-binding subunit: protein MTTTAGISAVTGAIGSARTRVEGYDKVTGTARYAGEIPFAELAHGWLVLSTVARGRVRSVEDGPVLAMPGVLTVLHHQNAPRVNTDYVGMVGRPNPVLGIFQHDRVPFVGWPVALVVAETSEQAREAAEALVVQYDQEPHDVAFFAGHSEAYTPEDSPMVRAQTLKGDVEAQLGASAVVVDEEYTTPEEHHNAMEPHAATARWDGGRLDVVDSNQGSTWVASELAQLFSLDPASVRVRSEHVGGGFGSKGMSPHQVAAVMATTVLNRPVRVVLTRRQMFSLVGFRSPTAQRIRLGADTDGRLRAFDHQAQSLTSTVHEFVESSASMGRVMYDADAHRTLHRLVRLDVPTPAWMRAPGEAPGSFALESALDELAEKCGIDPIALRARNEPETGPVSGLPFSSRNVLACFEEGARRFGWADRDPRPGLRREGRWLLGTGTAAATYPSGAGPSTAAVTAEPDGTFTVRINAADIGTGARTAITLVAADTLKVDPDRIRMRIADSDLGAAMFAGGSMGTRSWAWAVTVAADELRGRLALGGSIPPEGITARSNTAEAIGALTEKERHSFGAQFAEVAVDVTTGEVRVRRLLGIYAAGTVVNPLTARSQLIGGMTWGLSMALHEEAIRDQASGGHVGADLAGYHFAAHADVPLIEADWVDDPVPDDPVGIKGIGEIGVVGVAAAIANAVWHATGVRHRDLPIRPDRVLRAADEARRRASEEAPSA, encoded by the coding sequence ATGACCACCACTGCCGGAATCTCAGCCGTGACGGGAGCCATCGGCTCCGCCCGCACCCGCGTGGAGGGATACGACAAGGTCACGGGGACCGCCCGCTACGCCGGAGAAATACCCTTCGCCGAACTCGCCCACGGATGGCTGGTGTTGTCGACCGTGGCACGTGGCCGTGTCCGCTCCGTGGAGGACGGCCCCGTCCTGGCCATGCCCGGCGTCCTCACCGTGCTGCACCACCAGAACGCGCCGCGCGTGAACACCGACTACGTGGGCATGGTGGGACGGCCGAACCCGGTCCTCGGGATCTTCCAGCACGACCGTGTGCCCTTTGTGGGCTGGCCGGTGGCGTTGGTCGTGGCCGAGACGTCAGAGCAGGCCAGGGAGGCCGCCGAGGCACTGGTCGTCCAGTACGACCAGGAGCCGCACGACGTCGCGTTCTTCGCCGGACACTCCGAGGCTTACACGCCGGAGGACAGCCCGATGGTCCGGGCCCAGACACTGAAGGGGGACGTAGAGGCCCAACTCGGCGCTTCCGCAGTCGTTGTGGACGAGGAGTACACGACACCGGAGGAGCACCACAACGCGATGGAGCCGCATGCGGCGACGGCTCGCTGGGACGGCGGCCGGCTCGACGTCGTCGACTCCAACCAGGGCAGCACCTGGGTGGCGAGCGAACTCGCGCAGCTCTTCTCCCTCGATCCGGCCTCCGTACGGGTGCGGTCCGAACACGTCGGCGGCGGCTTCGGATCGAAGGGAATGAGCCCCCACCAAGTGGCCGCCGTGATGGCCACGACCGTCCTCAACCGCCCGGTCCGGGTCGTACTGACCCGCCGTCAGATGTTCTCCCTCGTCGGTTTCCGCAGTCCCACGGCGCAACGGATCAGGCTCGGCGCAGACACCGACGGCCGACTGCGCGCATTCGACCACCAGGCGCAGAGTCTTACCTCGACCGTGCATGAATTCGTCGAGTCCAGCGCCTCGATGGGCCGTGTGATGTACGACGCCGACGCGCATCGCACCCTTCACCGGCTCGTCCGGCTCGATGTGCCGACTCCGGCCTGGATGCGCGCACCGGGTGAGGCACCGGGATCCTTCGCCCTCGAATCCGCCCTTGACGAACTCGCCGAGAAGTGCGGCATCGACCCCATCGCGCTGCGCGCACGCAATGAACCCGAGACAGGTCCCGTGTCGGGGTTGCCGTTCAGCAGCCGCAATGTGCTCGCCTGCTTCGAGGAGGGCGCCCGCAGGTTCGGCTGGGCGGACCGGGACCCGCGTCCCGGCCTGCGCCGCGAGGGGCGCTGGCTGCTCGGGACCGGAACGGCGGCGGCGACCTATCCCTCGGGAGCCGGTCCGTCCACGGCGGCCGTGACCGCGGAGCCGGACGGCACCTTCACCGTGCGGATCAACGCGGCGGACATCGGGACCGGGGCACGGACCGCGATCACCCTGGTCGCCGCGGACACGCTGAAGGTGGATCCGGACCGCATCCGTATGCGCATCGCGGACAGCGACCTCGGCGCGGCGATGTTCGCCGGCGGCTCGATGGGAACGCGCTCCTGGGCCTGGGCTGTGACGGTCGCCGCGGACGAACTGCGGGGGCGACTGGCCCTGGGCGGAAGCATTCCGCCGGAGGGGATCACCGCCCGGTCGAACACCGCCGAGGCCATCGGCGCCCTCACCGAGAAGGAACGGCACTCCTTCGGAGCACAGTTCGCCGAAGTCGCGGTGGATGTCACCACCGGTGAGGTGCGTGTGCGACGGCTGCTCGGGATCTACGCCGCGGGCACCGTCGTCAACCCGCTCACTGCCCGCAGCCAGCTCATCGGCGGAATGACCTGGGGGCTGTCCATGGCCCTCCACGAGGAGGCGATCAGGGACCAGGCCTCCGGGGGCCACGTCGGCGCCGACCTGGCCGGCTACCACTTCGCCGCGCACGCCGACGTGCCACTCATCGAGGCGGACTGGGTGGACGACCCCGTCCCGGACGACCCGGTCGGGATCAAGGGCATCGGCGAGATCGGCGTCGTGGGCGTCGCCGCCGCGATCGCCAACGCGGTGTGGCACGCAACCGGCGTACGCCACCGCGACCTGCCGATCCGTCCGGACCGCGTCCTGCGGGCGGCGGACGAGGCCAGGCGTCGGGCGTCCGAGGAAGCACCAAGTGCTTGA
- a CDS encoding (2Fe-2S)-binding protein, translating to MAPSTSSAITLNINGEKYTLPVDHRTTLLDALREHLDLTGTKKGCDQGQCGACTVLLDGRRAVSCLQLAVAAEGRAITTIEGVADGERLHPVQQAFLDLDGYQCGYCTPGQICSAIAVIEEHAAGWPSAVSDDVRPEAGVPALTAEEIRERMSGNLCRCGAYVSIVQAVAQAAEAAQAETKETAA from the coding sequence ATGGCCCCATCGACGTCCAGCGCCATCACCTTGAACATCAATGGCGAGAAGTACACGCTGCCCGTCGACCATCGCACCACCCTGCTCGACGCCCTGCGCGAGCATCTCGATCTGACCGGCACCAAGAAGGGCTGTGACCAGGGCCAATGCGGCGCCTGCACGGTGCTGCTAGACGGGCGCCGGGCCGTCTCCTGCCTTCAGCTCGCGGTCGCGGCCGAAGGGCGCGCGATCACCACCATCGAAGGCGTCGCCGATGGTGAGCGACTGCATCCCGTGCAACAGGCCTTTCTCGACCTCGACGGCTATCAGTGCGGTTACTGCACACCCGGTCAGATCTGTTCGGCCATCGCAGTGATCGAGGAACACGCGGCGGGCTGGCCGAGTGCCGTGTCCGACGATGTCCGGCCCGAAGCGGGCGTCCCCGCCCTCACCGCCGAAGAGATCCGCGAGCGGATGAGCGGCAACCTGTGCCGCTGTGGCGCCTATGTATCGATCGTGCAGGCGGTCGCGCAGGCGGCAGAAGCCGCTCAGGCCGAGACCAAGGAGACTGCGGCATGA
- a CDS encoding xanthine dehydrogenase family protein subunit M, which translates to MREFGYERAFDVSGALALLGTAPDAHFLGGGTNLVDLMKAGVERPALLIDVRELPLDGIEFADDSGLRIGATVTNSDLAAHPAVRRHYPALAQAVLAGASGQLRNMATVGGNLLQRTRCGYFTELSKPCNKRAPGSGCPALTGEHHNHAILGASEHCVATHPSDMAVALAAFDAVISYETEDGPGELPIAEFYLPVGDTPHIETALPPGALITGVTLPPVPVAAHSRYRKVRERASYAFAIGSIAALLDIQNDVVREVRLAFGAVASRPWRARAAERALIGGPASAEAFAAAADAELAGAEALPENGYKVTLIRNLVVAVLTELTEEAAR; encoded by the coding sequence ATGAGGGAATTCGGCTACGAACGCGCCTTCGACGTCTCGGGAGCCCTCGCCCTGCTCGGCACCGCCCCCGACGCCCACTTCCTCGGCGGCGGAACCAACCTCGTCGACCTGATGAAGGCCGGCGTGGAAAGGCCCGCCCTCCTCATCGATGTACGCGAACTCCCCCTCGACGGAATCGAATTCGCTGACGACAGCGGGCTGCGCATCGGCGCGACCGTCACCAACAGCGATCTTGCGGCCCACCCGGCCGTCCGGCGTCACTACCCGGCCTTGGCGCAGGCCGTCCTGGCCGGCGCCTCGGGACAGCTGCGCAACATGGCCACGGTCGGCGGGAACCTGCTCCAGCGGACCCGCTGCGGCTACTTCACCGAACTCAGCAAGCCCTGCAACAAGCGTGCCCCCGGCAGCGGTTGCCCGGCCCTCACGGGCGAACACCACAACCACGCCATCCTCGGCGCCTCCGAGCACTGCGTCGCCACCCATCCCTCGGACATGGCGGTAGCGCTCGCGGCCTTCGACGCCGTCATCTCGTACGAAACGGAGGACGGGCCGGGCGAGTTGCCGATCGCCGAGTTCTATCTGCCCGTGGGCGACACCCCCCACATCGAGACCGCCCTTCCCCCCGGCGCCCTGATCACCGGCGTCACACTGCCGCCGGTCCCGGTCGCCGCCCACTCGCGGTACCGGAAAGTACGCGAGCGCGCCTCGTACGCCTTCGCGATCGGCTCCATCGCCGCCTTGCTCGACATCCAGAACGACGTGGTACGCGAAGTGCGCCTCGCGTTCGGGGCGGTCGCGTCCCGGCCGTGGCGGGCCCGTGCGGCCGAGCGGGCGCTGATCGGCGGGCCGGCGAGCGCTGAGGCCTTCGCCGCCGCGGCGGATGCGGAACTGGCTGGTGCCGAGGCGCTTCCCGAGAATGGATACAAGGTGACGTTGATACGCAACCTCGTCGTGGCGGTGCTGACCGAACTGACCGAGGAGGCCGCACGATGA
- a CDS encoding TetR/AcrR family transcriptional regulator, producing the protein MDVIPGGGRVQQDKSAALRSDAQRNRERILDVALSELTRAADAPLSAIAKKAGVGQGTFYRNFPNREALVLEVYRYEMQQVADTAAQLLQTRAPDRALREWMDRLAQYAMAKAGLADALRKTTSSYGSLAQVGHGPVTQAVTLLLKANEEAGTIRPGMTPDDFVLAIAGLWQIDPRGDWQPRATRLLDLVMDGLRAGAPRARASDNSEADGPGDRRA; encoded by the coding sequence ATGGATGTGATTCCGGGAGGAGGACGAGTGCAGCAAGACAAGAGCGCGGCTCTGCGCTCGGACGCGCAACGGAATCGCGAGCGCATCCTGGATGTCGCACTGTCCGAACTGACGCGGGCTGCGGACGCCCCGTTGAGCGCGATCGCGAAGAAGGCGGGCGTCGGGCAGGGGACGTTCTACCGCAACTTCCCCAACCGCGAGGCCCTCGTCCTGGAGGTGTACCGCTACGAGATGCAGCAGGTCGCCGACACCGCTGCCCAGCTGCTCCAGACCCGCGCACCTGATCGGGCCCTGAGGGAGTGGATGGACCGCCTGGCCCAGTACGCCATGGCCAAGGCCGGCCTGGCCGACGCGCTGCGCAAGACCACCAGCAGCTACGGCAGCCTGGCCCAGGTCGGTCACGGCCCGGTGACCCAGGCGGTCACGCTTCTGCTCAAGGCAAACGAGGAGGCCGGCACGATCCGCCCGGGGATGACCCCCGACGACTTCGTGCTGGCCATTGCCGGACTCTGGCAGATCGACCCTCGCGGCGACTGGCAGCCGCGTGCGACGCGACTGCTGGACCTTGTGATGGACGGGCTTCGGGCAGGGGCGCCCCGAGCGAGAGCGTCCGACAATTCGGAAGCGGACGGCCCGGGGGACAGGCGCGCCTGA
- a CDS encoding XdhC/CoxI family protein: MLDIAEELNRWFEQGRDFAVATVVAVGGSAPRGPGAALAVDRHGTAIGSVSGGCVEGAVYDLCVQALQDGRTVREQFGYSDEDAFAVGLTCGGVIEVLVTPVHADVPVFRAGVSAADRGEAAALARVARGPAELLGRALLVRPDGSYEGSLDGHPELDRTAAQEARAMLDTGRTGSVEIAEDGSRCPDGVTLFVESRVPPPRMIVFGAVDFAAALVRAGKFLGYHVTVCDARPVFATRVRFPDADDLVVDWPHRYLRRTATDQRTVLCVLTHDAKFDVPLLETALRLPVAFVGAMGSRRTHEDRDRRLREVGLADSELARLHSPIGLDLGARTPEETALSIAAEIVAARRGGTGVPLTDSGTLIHHDVDGREESEDGVRQGSRQDPRAGLTVIARRAPAAR; this comes from the coding sequence GTGCTTGACATCGCCGAGGAGTTGAACCGCTGGTTCGAGCAGGGCCGGGACTTCGCCGTCGCCACCGTCGTGGCCGTGGGCGGCAGCGCACCGCGCGGTCCCGGCGCCGCCCTCGCCGTCGACCGTCACGGCACCGCCATCGGTTCCGTCTCCGGCGGTTGCGTGGAAGGGGCCGTGTACGACCTGTGCGTCCAGGCGCTCCAGGACGGCCGAACGGTGCGCGAACAGTTCGGATACAGCGACGAGGACGCCTTCGCGGTGGGACTCACCTGCGGCGGCGTCATCGAAGTCCTGGTGACGCCAGTGCACGCGGACGTGCCAGTGTTCCGGGCAGGCGTGTCGGCCGCGGACCGAGGAGAGGCGGCGGCGCTCGCCCGGGTGGCCCGTGGCCCGGCCGAACTGCTGGGCAGGGCGCTGCTCGTCCGCCCCGACGGATCGTACGAGGGCAGCCTCGACGGACATCCGGAGCTGGACCGGACGGCGGCACAGGAAGCCCGCGCGATGCTGGACACCGGCCGCACCGGCAGCGTCGAGATCGCGGAGGACGGGTCACGCTGCCCGGACGGCGTGACACTGTTCGTGGAGTCGAGAGTGCCGCCTCCCCGGATGATCGTCTTCGGCGCCGTGGACTTCGCGGCGGCGCTCGTACGGGCGGGCAAGTTCCTCGGCTACCACGTGACCGTGTGCGACGCCCGGCCGGTCTTCGCCACCCGCGTCCGCTTCCCCGACGCCGACGACCTCGTGGTCGACTGGCCGCACCGCTACCTCCGGCGTACCGCGACAGACCAACGAACCGTCCTGTGTGTACTCACCCATGACGCCAAGTTCGACGTTCCTCTGCTGGAGACGGCCCTGCGGCTGCCTGTCGCGTTCGTCGGCGCGATGGGCTCGCGCCGGACCCACGAGGACCGCGACCGGCGCCTGCGCGAAGTCGGACTCGCCGACAGCGAGTTGGCACGACTTCACTCCCCGATCGGCCTCGATCTCGGCGCGCGCACCCCCGAGGAGACCGCCCTGTCCATCGCGGCGGAGATCGTCGCAGCGCGCCGGGGTGGGACGGGGGTTCCGCTGACGGATTCGGGGACGCTCATTCACCATGACGTCGACGGGAGGGAGGAAAGCGAGGACGGTGTTCGCCAAGGGAGCCGTCAGGACCCACGCGCCGGGCTCACGGTCATCGCTCGACGAGCACCGGCTGCTCGCTGA